Below is a window of Candidatus Dadabacteria bacterium DNA.
CCATTATGGTGAACCCGATGAGAAGGAAAAGCAGGAAAAGAGGATATAGGGCGTATATCCACGTAAGTTTGTCTTCAAACTTAAGATGCATGAAATAAAGGGCGACGATCGATGCTTTTATCGACGCTATTACCATTGCTACGACGATATTGAAGTCGCCGAAATCGAACTTCGCGACGTAAACCGTAACTGCCGTCAGGACGAACAGTGCAAGGCATACAATTGTGTATACCCGAAGGCCGGTGTGATGTTCCTCAGTGTGATCGTGTGTGCTCATTTTCTCTCTCCGTCTACCCGATTAGGTACAATAGCGGGAACAGGTATATCCAGATCAGGTCAACCAAATGCCAGTAAAGCCCTCCGACCTCAACCGGGGTGTATCTGTTTCCTTCTTTGAATCTTCCCTGCTTGGCCATTATTATCAGGGCGAAAATTATGCCCATTCCCACAAACACGTGAAGCATGTGAAGTCCGGTCATCATGAAGTAAAGGGCGAAGAATATGTTCGTTTCAGGAAATATATGATGGTGGAACTTCGCACTGTACTCAAAGTACTTGTTTACCCCAAAAGCCGCTCCGCATATGAAAGTTACGGAAAGCAGTATCATCAG
It encodes the following:
- a CDS encoding cytochrome C oxidase subunit IV family protein; its protein translation is MSTHDHTEEHHTGLRVYTIVCLALFVLTAVTVYVAKFDFGDFNIVVAMVIASIKASIVALYFMHLKFEDKLTWIYALYPLFLLFLLIGFTIM
- a CDS encoding cytochrome c oxidase subunit 3 family protein; amino-acid sequence: MSSTVEHAESHAHGHGLGDAVTHNAAKFGMWLFLGTEILLFGGLFAAYALFRAKYPDLFYESHKKLDVTLGAINTIVLIFSSFTMALAVSASQKRNRKWLMILLSVTFICGAAFGVNKYFEYSAKFHHHIFPETNIFFALYFMMTGLHMLHVFVGMGIIFALIIMAKQGRFKEGNRYTPVEVGGLYWHLVDLIWIYLFPLLYLIG